A genomic stretch from Candidatus Bathyanammoxibius amoris includes:
- a CDS encoding pentapeptide repeat-containing protein: MQTSSIYGPAVYDNLEKVRNTNSCPGCDLRGVDLDSGFLSNANLSGANLSGANLSSAMLVEANLSGAILVDANLRGATLRGADLSGADLSGANVYGAIFLQAKGLTPEQKEDLKSRGALFHGPAF; the protein is encoded by the coding sequence ATGCAAACAAGTTCGATTTATGGACCGGCGGTATATGACAATTTAGAAAAAGTGCGGAATACGAATTCATGTCCCGGCTGTGACCTTCGTGGAGTCGACCTTGATAGTGGTTTTCTGAGTAACGCCAACCTGAGTGGCGCCAATCTTAGCGGCGCCAACCTGAGCAGTGCCATGCTTGTGGAAGCCAACCTGAGCGGCGCCATACTGGTAGATGCCAACCTGAGAGGCGCCACACTCCGGGGTGCCGACCTGAGCGGCGCAGACCTGAGCGGTGCCAATGTCTATGGCGCCATCTTCTTACAGGCGAAAGGACTCACCCCGGAACAGAAGGAGGACCTAAAAAGCCGCGGCGCCCTCTTTCACGGGCCTGCTTTTTAG
- the ftcD gene encoding glutamate formimidoyltransferase translates to MGPYWSDPMAGDVGKLVECVPNFSEGRDLEKIRDITVTIEDSPGVRLLDVEANSDYNRVVVTFVGGPEEVKEAAFRSIARASELIDMLVQNGHHPRMGATDVCPFVPIAGVTMEDCVRVARELGRGVGERLGIPVYLYGEAARIADRVALSNIRRGEYEGLEKRLAGSMWRPDFGPCEYTDSVRRTGATAIGARKFLIAFNIGLNTSSVGLARKIAGRLRDSGVIAIHQGKKVRIPGRLKKVQAIGVPMDSGTTEVSMNLLDYDVTPPHVAFEAVKDEAEGLGVEVTGSDIVGLVTKEPLLVAGAFYGCGGTERQRIEAAIKGLRLQNFDMDKKVIEYAVGFNE, encoded by the coding sequence ATGGGACCTTACTGGAGCGACCCGATGGCGGGGGACGTGGGAAAATTAGTTGAGTGTGTACCGAACTTCAGTGAGGGGAGAGACCTTGAGAAGATTAGAGATATAACCGTGACCATAGAGGACTCCCCCGGTGTCAGGCTTCTGGATGTGGAGGCAAACAGCGATTATAACAGGGTGGTGGTTACGTTTGTGGGCGGGCCGGAGGAGGTGAAGGAGGCCGCGTTTCGTTCGATAGCCAGGGCCTCAGAGCTGATAGATATGTTGGTCCAGAATGGTCACCATCCGCGTATGGGTGCGACGGATGTGTGTCCGTTTGTACCGATAGCAGGGGTAACGATGGAAGACTGCGTAAGGGTGGCCCGGGAGCTTGGCAGGGGGGTCGGAGAGAGACTGGGAATACCTGTATATCTATATGGAGAAGCGGCCAGAATTGCAGATAGGGTGGCCCTTTCAAATATACGCAGGGGTGAGTACGAGGGCCTGGAAAAAAGACTGGCGGGTTCTATGTGGAGGCCTGATTTCGGACCATGTGAATATACCGACAGTGTGAGAAGGACCGGCGCGACAGCTATAGGGGCACGGAAGTTCCTGATAGCCTTTAACATAGGACTGAATACGTCTAGCGTCGGCCTAGCGAGAAAGATCGCGGGCCGGCTCAGAGATTCAGGGGTAATAGCAATACATCAGGGGAAGAAGGTAAGGATACCGGGGAGATTGAAAAAGGTGCAAGCCATCGGGGTGCCGATGGACTCTGGCACAACCGAAGTCTCTATGAATTTACTGGATTACGATGTTACGCCGCCGCACGTGGCGTTTGAGGCCGTGAAGGATGAGGCGGAGGGCCTGGGTGTGGAGGTGACGGGTAGTGATATAGTTGGTCTTGTCACAAAGGAACCGCTCCTTGTGGCCGGGGCGTTTTACGGGTGCGGGGGTACGGAGAGGCAACGGATAGAGGCGGCAATCAAGGGACTGCGGCTTCAGAACTTTGATATGGACAAGAAAGTAATAGAATACGCTGTTGGGTTTAATGAATAA
- a CDS encoding SdiA-regulated domain-containing protein, whose protein sequence is MKSFPVAVEEPSGLAYDTKTDTLWTVRDGGGGLYQIDKRGIVLETIDVPSNDLEGIAYKPATDTFLLAEERYREIKEIDKQGKTLRTVKVPINYRLWHFNHGLEGIAHNPENGHVFVVNEKDPRRVMELDEGGTIAGSFEVDEADDLSGIHRDTGSGNLLILSHESKKVMEYTPGGKLLGSFTIDVPKAEGITMDADGNIYIICDETNTLYVYSPVEG, encoded by the coding sequence GTGAAATCATTTCCCGTCGCGGTTGAAGAGCCGTCAGGGCTTGCCTACGACACGAAAACTGACACCCTCTGGACGGTCAGAGACGGCGGCGGTGGCCTCTACCAGATAGACAAGCGGGGAATAGTGCTTGAGACGATTGACGTCCCCTCAAATGACCTGGAGGGGATTGCCTACAAGCCAGCTACCGACACGTTCCTACTTGCCGAGGAGAGATATCGAGAAATTAAGGAGATAGACAAACAGGGTAAGACGTTACGTACGGTCAAGGTGCCCATAAATTACCGTCTGTGGCACTTTAATCACGGTCTGGAGGGCATTGCCCATAACCCGGAGAATGGACACGTCTTTGTGGTCAATGAAAAAGACCCCAGGCGGGTGATGGAACTGGATGAAGGCGGCACCATCGCAGGTTCCTTTGAGGTGGACGAGGCCGACGACCTCTCCGGCATACACCGTGACACCGGGAGCGGAAACCTTCTTATCTTAAGCCATGAGTCAAAGAAGGTTATGGAGTATACGCCCGGCGGTAAGCTCTTAGGCTCATTCACTATAGACGTCCCTAAGGCGGAGGGAATTACCATGGATGCGGACGGAAATATTTATATAATCTGTGACGAAACCAACACGCTGTACGTATACTCCCCGGTTGAGGGTTGA
- the rodA gene encoding rod shape-determining protein RodA — protein sequence MATRDFLREFDWLVFGSACALMAIGFFFVWSASSQTYAFRQLIFMGIGFGLFFGLLALDYMQIVRQAYILYVVFIVTLIAVLFLGSTIRGTHRWFDLGVVNFQPSEFMKIILVLALARYLMYKEKYKRFSILIISLAFTLLPMALIFMQPDLGSGLILLPIFFAMVFITGARIKHFSLLIPAGLAALPLGWFFLLHEYQKARIIGFIWPSETQDWGAAYHRLQSLVAIGSGGVLGQGWKQGVQTQLNILPEPHTDFIFSVIAEEWGFLRTFGVMIIFLVFIIAILGIAYRTRDPVGRLVLIGFVAMFSTQIFINIAMALGVAPITGLNLPFVSYGGSSLVSSLLALSLIINVGIRNRVVLTREDFT from the coding sequence ATGGCGACCAGAGATTTTTTAAGGGAATTTGACTGGCTGGTTTTCGGGTCTGCATGCGCTCTCATGGCCATCGGCTTCTTTTTTGTCTGGAGCGCGTCTTCCCAGACCTACGCGTTCCGGCAACTCATCTTTATGGGCATAGGGTTCGGCTTGTTCTTCGGCCTGCTCGCGTTGGACTACATGCAGATAGTCCGTCAGGCATACATACTGTATGTCGTATTCATTGTGACCCTGATAGCCGTGCTCTTTCTCGGGAGCACCATACGCGGCACACACAGGTGGTTTGACCTCGGTGTGGTAAATTTTCAGCCCTCCGAGTTCATGAAGATAATCCTCGTGCTCGCGCTCGCAAGGTATCTGATGTACAAAGAGAAGTACAAACGCTTCAGTATACTCATAATATCACTCGCCTTTACGCTGTTGCCGATGGCGCTTATCTTTATGCAGCCGGACCTGGGTTCCGGCCTTATACTGCTCCCGATATTCTTTGCCATGGTATTCATTACCGGCGCCCGCATAAAGCACTTCTCGCTCCTGATACCTGCGGGGCTTGCCGCGCTCCCGCTAGGATGGTTCTTCCTGCTGCATGAGTATCAAAAGGCCCGGATAATCGGGTTCATCTGGCCAAGCGAGACCCAGGACTGGGGCGCAGCCTATCATAGATTACAGTCACTTGTCGCCATTGGCTCCGGCGGCGTACTGGGACAGGGCTGGAAACAGGGGGTCCAGACACAGCTCAACATCCTCCCCGAACCGCATACGGACTTCATTTTCTCGGTAATAGCCGAGGAGTGGGGGTTCCTCCGCACGTTCGGGGTGATGATAATCTTTCTCGTGTTTATAATAGCCATTTTAGGGATTGCGTACAGGACACGGGACCCCGTGGGACGGCTTGTGTTAATCGGGTTCGTAGCCATGTTCTCCACGCAGATATTTATAAACATAGCGATGGCCCTTGGCGTGGCGCCTATCACCGGGCTTAACCTCCCGTTTGTGAGTTATGGCGGCTCGTCTCTGGTGTCCTCCCTGCTCGCCCTTTCCCTGATAATTAACGTCGGTATACGCAACAGGGTCGTCCTGACCAGAGAAGATTTCACGTAA